AGGGCCAGAGCCCAGGCCATTCTTGTGCAGGGGCAAGAGAGGCCCCCAGTTTTGCCAGCAATGGAGCTTCATCTCCCACATACGTGTGTCCTTAAACTCCGTGTGTTGATGGAAGCTGATGCTTTGGGGTGTGGCCCACCCCTAACTCCCCCAGGTGGGAGCTTACCACCCTGGGCACAGCACAGAGGACGCTGAACTGCCAGATGTCCTCGGGACGGGGACATCAGATTGGGTTGGTTACtgtcacaggcagcaggaagcccAAGCACAACCAAGGCTGAGTTCTGCTCTCCCCCGCCCCCTGTTTGTCACTGGGTCCCATGCCTTCCTGCATCATCAGAGGATTCACCATATTAAACATGGTGGATACACACCTGCATGCTCGACAGCAGTGCTACACTCCCAGTTCTCAGGATCTGGGTGGCCAGGCTAATGGATGGGGTCAGGTTTACCACCTGACCCACGCCCTAACACTTAAAACCCTGAGAGCTCggctcccagctgctgggatCATGGGCAGCTGGGCTACAACCTGCACTCAGCTCATTCAATGGGGCCTGAGCCGCTGGATGGAGGCAACTGCTCTGTGCAGGGGCTAAGCCTTGGACTAAACATGCCTTCTACCCGCTTCTACAAACACccaatctgttttcttttctttcttttttaaactttacttaAGTAtaaatattgtgtgtatgtatatggtgcataccagatgagggcatcagatcttattacagatggttgtgagccacagatGGTTGCTAGCCACagcatggttgctgggaattgaactcaggacctctggaagagcagtcagtgctcttaacctctgagccatctctccagccccatttcatCTCTTCTACGTGGTCTTAGTTACGGTTAGGGTACAGGCTGTGCACTTTAGTGACTGGCCAAAGTCAGCCCACTCCGTGATGTGAGACAGAGAGGCCTTCACCCTTTCACTCTTTACACACTGATCTGATTCTGTGTAAAATGCCTTGACTCAAGAACTCAGGGACAGATAGAAAACGGCCTGGGCTACTCATGTGCTTGCCCCAACCTAAGGACCATAGAATCAATCACTGTAGTGTATGAGGAATGGAACCCCATGGAAGGTGCCTTTTTGACACCAAACAGAACTTAAGATGCTGGATGCTTGACCCTGCCCAGCTGCGGGCAGGGAGGCAAATACAAGGCCAGGAGTAAAGCACTGGTCAGGTTGCCCAGACTTAGGCCCCAGGGAGCAGGAAGCCCATGAGAGCCCCCTGATCTTGAAAGTCCCAGAGACTTTATCCTGGGGCACGGGGTTTCACGACAGAAATCCCACATGAATCACAGCATATGAAATGGCTTGAgcctttgaaatgttttattattgttcAAACTGGATCTCAGGTAGTTCAAGCAGGCCTCAAACTCCATGGCTGACTTTGCTCCTGCTCCTGCATCTGCTTTTCGGGTGCCAGGATTGAAGGACTATGCCACCCTCTAGCAATCCGCACCGTTTAATAACTGGAGGTTCCCTACAGTCAATCCTCAGTCTTTAGCCTCAACCCTGTAACGTTCAAGCATAACCCCCAGGGATCCTCGGGTCACACTGTCCAGAAGCTGTTAGATGCCCTTTGGTCCTTTAACAAGCCGGATCCAGGGCTCTACTCGAGGCTGTGCAGTTGGGAAGTGCGGGTGGTGGGACAAGGGGCCCGGCTGCCTCGCTCACCTGTGTCAGGTCTGTGGATTCCTGTTCCAGCATGCTGCCACTATGGTTCCCAGGCGCCAGGATGCTCACTCGGCCCGAAGCTCGCCTCGGGGCACGGCGCAACAGGCCTGCGCAGATTTTGCGGAAACCTTTGCGGAAATGCTTGGAGACCAGAGCGTAAACGATGGGGTTGACACAGGAGTTGGCATACGAAACTAGGTGTGAAAGGATGCGCAACGCGTAAGTGGCACGCGTGAGCGGGAAGCGACCAAACCACACGCAGAGGATAAGCGCGTGGTGGGGCATCCAACAGAGGCAGAAAAGCACCGCCACGATGATGATCATCCGTGTCACCTTGCGCTTGGCGCGCTGGGAACCTGAGCCCGCAGTCACCGGGTCGACTGTGCGCCAGAGGTAGCGCAGGGTACGCGCATAGGTCAGGCTGAGGACGAGCACTGGCAGCAGGTAGCTAAAGACGAAGGTGCAGAGGTCCATGGCTCGACGTCGAGGTGCGCTCCATGCTGGGTGGCATACTGTCAGGTTGGCCAGCTGCGACTGACGGTAGTAGCTCAGGTAGGGCCCGGAGAAGAGCAGTGCTAGCCCCCAGATGAGCCCGATGGCGGCCAGCGCGTTTCGAGGTGTGCGCAACTCTCGGGAGTGCAGCGGGTAGCGGATGGCCAGATACCTGTGGGGACAGTGGGGGGCATCAGCTAAGCGAGAGGATTCACTGCTAGGCTATTGTCACCCCTGGGAATGTGGCCACCGATCTACTCCACGTGAAGGGGCACCCCCAAAACACCGAAGACTAAAAGTTGTAGAATCTGTCTGGACTTCTGGGGGCAGTGATTGTTATCCTCTGGTGACAACCGGGAGGAGGCAGATCCCTCATGCCTGAGGTTCTGACAGAAACCTGGAGAAGACTTGGGTCAAACTACAGCAAGgaaactcctaaagaaagctGAAATTTTGTGCGTCCCTCCAGCGTACTCAGGACCCACATGTTGCACTCT
The genomic region above belongs to Rattus rattus isolate New Zealand chromosome 9, Rrattus_CSIRO_v1, whole genome shotgun sequence and contains:
- the Galr2 gene encoding galanin receptor type 2, with protein sequence MNGSGSQGAEDTSQEGGSGGWQPEAVLVPLFFALIFLVGTVGNALVLAVLLRGGQAVSTTNLFILNLGVADLCFILCCVPFQATIYTLDDWVFGSLLCKAVHFLIFLTMHASSFTLAAVSLDRYLAIRYPLHSRELRTPRNALAAIGLIWGLALLFSGPYLSYYRQSQLANLTVCHPAWSAPRRRAMDLCTFVFSYLLPVLVLSLTYARTLRYLWRTVDPVTAGSGSQRAKRKVTRMIIIVAVLFCLCWMPHHALILCVWFGRFPLTRATYALRILSHLVSYANSCVNPIVYALVSKHFRKGFRKICAGLLRRAPRRASGRVSILAPGNHSGSMLEQESTDLTQVSEAAGPLVPPPALPNCTASSRALDPAC